From a single Silene latifolia isolate original U9 population chromosome 6, ASM4854445v1, whole genome shotgun sequence genomic region:
- the LOC141587351 gene encoding branched-chain-amino-acid aminotransferase 2, chloroplastic-like, with amino-acid sequence MEPEIDWDNVGFGIKKTDYMFVMKCSNGDEFKQEGGELKPFANIELNPAAGVLNYGQGLLEGMKAYRREDGKIVLFRPDQNALRMKDGADRMCMPCPSVAQFVDAVKQTALANQRWIPPPGKGSLYLRPLLLGTGPILGLTQAPEYTFLIYTTPAGNYLKDGVNSQFNLYIEDEYDRASLGGTGGIKSITNYGPVLRPLTKARSGGFTDVLYLDSATRKYVEEVSTCNIFIVKDNIISTPPTKGTVLPGITRKSIIEIARDQGYTVEERQIEVEELFEADEAFCTGTAVIVVPVGSITYQGKRIQYQTDTNSVCNKLFSTYVAIINGETEDRKGWITEIN; translated from the exons ATGGAGCCAGAGATTGATTGGGATAATGTTGGATTTGGCATAAAGAAGACGGATTACATGTTCGTAATGAAATGTTCAAACGGTGATGAGTTTAAACAAGAAGGTGGTGAACTTAAGCCATTTGCAAATATTGAGTTGAATCCTGCTGCTGGTGTTTTGAATTATGGCCAG GGTCTGTTGGAAGGAATGAAGGCATACAGGCGAGAAGACGGAAAGATAGTGTTGTTCCGACCTGATCAAAATGCGTTAAGAATGAAAGACGGGGCTGATAGAATGTGCATGCCTTGTCCTTCTGTTGCTCAATTTGTTGATGCTGTCAAACAGACTGCTCTTGCTAACCAGCGTtgg ATTCCCCCGCCAGGAAAGGGGTCGTTGTACCTAAGACCGTTGCTCCTAGGAACAGGACCAATCCTTGGGCTAACTCAGGCGCCAGAATACACATTTCTCATCTACACTACTCCTGCCGGCAACTATTTGAAA GACGGAGTAAACTCCCAGTTTAACTTGTACATTGAGGATGAATATGATCGCGCTTCTCTTGGTGGCACCGGTGGTATCAAATCAATTACCAACTATGGCCCG gTTTTGAGACCGTTGACTAAAGCGAGGAGCGGAGGATTTACTGATGTGCTATATCTTGATTCTGCTACCAGAAAATATGTTGAAGAAGTCTCTACTTGTAACATATTTATAGTAAag GATAATATAATCTCAACTCCCCCAACAAAAGGAACAGTTCTCCCGGGTATAACAAGGAAAAGCATCATTGAAATCGCGCGGGATCAGGGATATACG GTTGAAGAAAGGCAAATTGAAGTGGAGGAATTGTTTGAAGCTGATGAAGCTTTTTGCACCGGAACAGCTGTTATAGTTGTCCCTGTGGGTAGCATTACGTACCAGGGCAAACG GATACAATACCAAACAGATACCAATTCAGTGTGCAATAAGCTGTTCTCAACATATGTAGCTATTATAAATGGTGAGACGGAAGACCGTAAGGGTTGGATTACTGAAATTAACTAA
- the LOC141587352 gene encoding uncharacterized protein LOC141587352, with protein MMIFLLLCLVSSISASTVIPTDSQTFFTGETKPTHVPGFGATIDNPKSSDLTVIPVDSQTFFNSEPEPPHVKTISVTVKHPKPSGLTAVHIDTQTFFNHKPISPLLDSTIRHPKPSDTNVIPIDSQTFFVSEPEPPKSSDTNVIPIDSQNFFVGEPEPPKSSDINVMPVDSQTFFVGEPEPPKSSDINVMPVDSQTFFVGEPEPPKSSDINVMPVDSQTFFVGEPEPPKSSDINVIPVDSQTFFSGEPEPPHLDATVPPSKSPKYKDSASYCSVYLKKEKLKKGAIVCPLFAAPSPTQESSVRSNCEHESQEKEFKFCSSSYKDISKKVTGKLGKNKLVSSAAPEMNISTIAEIKNIAAFGQAVICHKAQYVGFYCHQLGKSSVFALKLSDLNGDRLKYANMLAVCHDDTSSWNRNRLVFKILNGKPGDAICHLLPSYDLVWVALR; from the coding sequence ATGATGATCTTTCTCTTACTTTGCCTCGTCTCTTCGATCTCAGCTTCGACTGTTATTCCTACCGACAGTCAAACTTTCTTTACTGGCGAGACAAAACCGACTCATGTCCCTGGATTTGGTGCCACTATTGACAACCCAAAGTCCTCTGATCTGACTGTCATACCCGTGGACAGCCAAACCTTCTTTAACAGCGAGCCTGAACCGCCTCATGTCAAGACCATTTCTGTCACTGTCAAACACCCAAAACCCTCTGGTTTGACTGCCGTTCATATTGACACCCAAACTTTCTTCAACCACAAACCTATATCTCCACTTCTTGATTCCACTATCCGCCACCCAAAACCTTCTGATACCAATGTCATACCAATTGACAGTCAAACCTTCTTTGTTAGTGAGCCTGAACCACCAAAATCTTCTGATACCAATGTCATACCAATTGACAGTCAAAACTTCTTTGTTGGCGAGCCTGAACCACCAAAATCTTCTGATATAAATGTCATGCCGGTTGACAGTCAAACCTTCTTTGTTGGCGAGCCTGAACCACCAAAATCTTCTGATATAAATGTCATGCCGGTTGACAGTCAAACCTTCTTTGTTGGCGAGCCTGAACCTCCAAAATCTTCTGATATAAATGTCATGCCGGTTGACAGTCAAACCTTCTTTGTTGGCGAGCCTGAACCTCCAAAATCTTCTGATATAAATGTCATACCGGTTGACAGCCAAACCTTCTTTTCAGGCGAGCCTGAACCTCCTCATCTCGATGCCACTGTTCCCCCCTCAAAATCCCCTAAATACAAAGATAGCGCTTCATACTGTAGCGTCTATCTGAAAAAAGAGAAGTTGAAGAAAGGTGCAATTGTGTGCCCTTTATTCGCAGCACCGTCACCTACCCAAGAGTCATCAGTTAGATCAAATTGTGAGCACGAATCGCAAGAAAAAGAGTTCAAATTCTGCTCTTCTTCCTACAAAGACATATCTAAGAAGGTGACAGGCAAGCTCGGAAAGAACAAGCTTGTTTCATCCGCTGCGCCTGAAATGAACATCTCCACCATTGCTGAGATCAAGAACATAGCTGCATTTGGGCAGGCCGTCATTTGCCATAAAGCACAGTATGTCGGGTTCTACTGTCACCAACTCGGAAAATCCTCTGTATTTGCCTTAAAATTGAGTGATCTAAATGGAGATCGTCTCAAATATGCCAATATGTTGGCAGTTTGTCACGATGACACGTCATCTTGGAACCGTAACAGACTGGTTTTCAAGATACTCAATGGCAAGCCGGGTGATGCCATTTGCCATCTCCTACCTTCTTATGATTTAGTTTGGGTTGCTTTACGATAA